A single Anopheles funestus chromosome 2RL, idAnoFuneDA-416_04, whole genome shotgun sequence DNA region contains:
- the LOC125766179 gene encoding IQ domain-containing protein N, with protein sequence MHIHPSSPNSSQSEDDAATKIQAGFRGYRVRKQMRGQGGVSNPAGGVGAGASGAPSVGTVEDKSATKIQANVRGFLVRKKQKMATEAATKIQASFRGFKTRKELKSIKKDK encoded by the coding sequence ATGCACATCCATCCGAGCTCACCGAACTCCTCCCAGTCGGAGGATGATGCGGCCACCAAAATCCAGGCCGGGTTCCGTGGCTATCGCGTGCGTAAGCAGATGCGCGGACAGGGTGGGGTCAGCAATCCGGCTGGTGGCGTAGGTGCTGGAGCTTCCGGTGCACCATCGGTCGGTACGGTGGAAGACAAATCGGCCACCAAAATACAGGCAAACGTACGTGGATTTTTGGTGCGCAAGAAGCAAAAGATGGCCACGGAGGCAGCGACTAAGATACAGGCCAGCTTCCGTGGATTCAAGACGAGAAAGGAGCTGAAATCGATCAAGAAGGACAAATAG